The DNA sequence TCGACTCGGGTGGAGAGACTGAGAAGGAAAGCCCTCAAATCATCATCAGATCGAATCGTCCGTAGCTCCTCCACCCGACCCAGAAAATCCTCGGAAGCCTCCCCGAGGACAGGATTGAGAGACTGGAGGGTCTTTTCAGCGGAAAGTCGCTCGATGCGATCGACCACCGAAAGACATTCATCCTGCTTTTCTTCGGGTATTCCCATCAGATCGAGGAAGCGGGTCCAAATTCGACGATCGCTTAGCCTCACTCGAAAATCTCTTTGCGTTAGACCGCACCTTTCAAGAGCCGCTACGAAGCAGGCAATCACTTCAGCGTCTGCACCCACTGCAGATTCACCCAGAATATCGAGATTGAACTGGAAGAAGGACCGCTGTCTTCCTTTTTGAGGCCTTTCGAAACGATACTGCTCATTCAGAGTGAACCAACGGGCGGGTCTCTTGAGGGAATTCGCCATAGAACCAGCAATTCGGGCGAGGGTTGGGGTCATCTCTGGCCGCAACGCAACCTTCCGTTCACCCCTGTCCTCAAACCAAAAGAGCTGGTCGACTATCTCTTCGCCTGACTTATCCACATACAACTCAAGCGGCTCCAAAACTGGTCCATCAAATTCCTCGAAACCAAACAAATCCGCAGTAGACCTCAAGATGCGAAACACGCGGTTTCGCTCCCGGAAACGTTCCGGTGGAAAGTCCCGAAAACCGGGAAGGGCTTGATACATCGGGACCTTCCTACTCCCGCGACCCGTCGAGCGAATCGAGATCAAGGTGTTTGAGTTTTTCCTTCATCTCTTTACCCGCCTTGAACTTAATCACCGCCCTCGTAGGAATCATCACATCCGTTTCCGGACGGTTCGGATTGCGACCCACCCTTGCTTTTCTCACCTGGATTTGAAAGACGCCGAAGTTCCTAAGCTCGACATTCATCCCTTCGCAAATCGCTTCACCAATGGCGTCGAGCGTCTGTTGCACGATCTCTTTCACATCCTTCTGCGGAAAGTCGTTTCGCGAATCCTCGTAAATCTTGAGGACTATATCTCGTTTTGTCAGGTTGTTGGACATGAAGACGACTTCCGATCAATTTTTCGTTGGAGGCTGCAAAAATCCCTCATACGCGATTCCCTGTCAACGTTTTAGCGAAATTCAAGAGGCAAAATCCAATCGCCGTCGATCATTGCTTTTCAACAGCTTCAGTCGTACCGTCTCGGTTATCTTATCATGAGCGACAAAGAGAAAGAATCAGACAACCCATTTGAGGAGCTGCAGAAACAGATCCAATCGATCATAGGAGATCCGAGGGTCAGGGTTCAAGGAGTTCACGCAACGCCTGCCTCTCCGGCTCCCAGTGGAGAAAAAGGAGAAGACGACGAAAAAGAGGCAAAGGAAAGGTTAGAAAAGATTCGCGGCTTTAAACTGAAGCCGAAAGAAGTCTTTCAACAGCTTGACCGTTACGTCATCGGCCAGAGCGACGCCAAGAAAGTCTTGTCGGTAGCAGTTTGTGACCACTACAACCACATTCGGCGTCAGTTCGAAGCACCCGAGGAAGAGAGGGACTACGAATACCAAAAGCAGAATATCCTCCTTCTTGGACCGA is a window from the Verrucomicrobiota bacterium genome containing:
- the hisS gene encoding histidine--tRNA ligase; the encoded protein is MYQALPGFRDFPPERFRERNRVFRILRSTADLFGFEEFDGPVLEPLELYVDKSGEEIVDQLFWFEDRGERKVALRPEMTPTLARIAGSMANSLKRPARWFTLNEQYRFERPQKGRQRSFFQFNLDILGESAVGADAEVIACFVAALERCGLTQRDFRVRLSDRRIWTRFLDLMGIPEEKQDECLSVVDRIERLSAEKTLQSLNPVLGEASEDFLGRVEELRTIRSDDDLRAFLLSLSTRVDENERTSELLYSWKEFRSSVEALGLGNCAVMDLGIVRGLAYYTGPVFEIFESTGEGRALAGGGRYDDLVEKVAGTPMEATGGAMGDVTLLDLLESKDLLTRTETGTDCFVAVGDATARPKALQVAQLIRQSGVSTSYLFREAGFKKQFKEANRCGAKVVVSVGEREVESGLFPVKELSTGEQESIPLEGLGDFVSSLVLGES
- a CDS encoding HU family DNA-binding protein, producing the protein MSNNLTKRDIVLKIYEDSRNDFPQKDVKEIVQQTLDAIGEAICEGMNVELRNFGVFQIQVRKARVGRNPNRPETDVMIPTRAVIKFKAGKEMKEKLKHLDLDSLDGSRE